The following proteins are encoded in a genomic region of Drosophila bipectinata strain 14024-0381.07 chromosome XL, DbipHiC1v2, whole genome shotgun sequence:
- the LOC108124146 gene encoding uncharacterized protein — protein sequence MTKAAKWRPKNPTKITTAAATTTILPTPIKIQQQQQQQQVITIATQQDTTATKTLRTDVATTINGNDTTWRRQRFCTLLAHLQCLSKTGVTNGLRPGAWLPTTMTSDVARLLLVLCLLGCLWPYSAALEEDCVDFQGNKVNHGMLYVPGPGVCSLCVCYHSEPLWCKAIYCDPPYFCKNFRVGERCCEFECLDPPGEDKLYQERMRKRAEILAGNSTASNVRLATPLAVSTIMFGFLGNSFLNL from the exons ATGACAAAAGCAGCAAAGTGGCGCCCCAAAAAcccaacaaaaataacaacagcGGCTGCAACGACAACAATCTTACCAACACCAATcaaaatacaacaacaacaacaacaacaacaagtaaTAACAATTGCAACACAACAAgacacaacagcaacaaaaacattaaGAACTGATGTTGCAACAACAATCAATGGAAACGACACGACATGGCGACGTCAACGATTCTGCACACTTCTGGCCCACTTGCAGTGCCTTTCGAAAACGGGCGTCACAAATGGCCTAAGGCCGGGGGCGTGGCTGCCAACAACGATGACGTCCGATGTCGCCCGGCTGCTGTTGGTCCTCTGCCTTCTGGGCTGCCTCTGGCCCTATTCAG CTGCTCTGGAGGAGGATTGCGTTGACTTTCAGGGCAACAAGGTGAACCACGGAATGCTCTATGTTCCAGGTCCCGGGGTCTGTAGCCTGTGTGTTTGTTACCACTCCGAGCCACTCTGGTGCAAGGCCATCTACTGTGATCCGCCCTAT ttttgcaAAAACTTCCGGGTTGGCGAGCGTTGCTGCGAATTCGAGTGCCTGGATCCGCCCGGCGAAGATAAATTGTATCAG GAACGCATGCGGAAGAGAGCGGAAATATTGGCCGGCAACAGTACAGCCTCGAATGTGCGACTCGCGACACCGCTGGCCGTTTCCACCATAATGTTCGGATTTCTGGGCAATAGCTTTTTGAATTTATAA